In Bacteriovorax stolpii, a single genomic region encodes these proteins:
- a CDS encoding ferredoxin, which yields MADKNSKWDLNVPGKFYVDDQCIACDACVMEAPSFFTMNDDDGHAFVKLQPKTQVELEECLSAMEACPVEAIGNDGEA from the coding sequence ATGGCCGACAAAAACTCAAAATGGGATCTAAATGTACCGGGGAAATTCTACGTTGATGACCAATGTATCGCTTGCGATGCTTGTGTTATGGAAGCCCCGAGTTTTTTTACCATGAATGATGATGACGGCCATGCTTTTGTTAAATTACAGCCAAAAACTCAGGTAGAACTTGAAGAATGCCTGAGCGCCATGGAAGCCTGCCCTGTCGAAGCTATCGGCAACGACGGTGAAGCCTAA